One window of the Podospora pseudocomata strain CBS 415.72m chromosome 7, whole genome shotgun sequence genome contains the following:
- the FUN31 gene encoding serine/threonine protein kinase (EggNog:ENOG503NWA9; COG:T), with protein sequence MLGVYGGNHDHGDETRHDAEEQRGRSRLSPGLHIPKNRSTGNLGHMGGDNSEKARIRFSFDAGPSATEYDTITRSSIMTDHDHGLGLSGLRRIRQQHNPVRAPTMPSSGSRAPSLSALTRCSSVSVLSDMGNTPISPGPTSPAFTEDLNRFPSESLHSFSFAHQSEDLLHSRQNVLKKSIEFMKDRMGWSVSTSAAMASAQARVTGDVEMQNMLDLLAKAQLVGAGNIPNGDLSIPTGPLSGPATMSDENVFDKEFIPRTESPGPIERSPLLSPLTLEPAELKDAPATAPLPRPQLLMGGEPDSESSSRTPTNESGTTAKTHTTGKTTPPPAIRPNAALKRTMTDTVQISVQQKLMDAMAQPFLATEPVQAQHIISRKSPQQAFTPMINTATSLPGAAHGSTRWVPAAQAIFTTESKPPWTILAANDLACLLFGVTKAEVRKMGILEVVQEERRNWLSRKLQAGVHDDAGDGSENDAPSPTKVTTPTKSLLGARGGGITAKLLSKPNSRTQAPKTGRRPATIHNGDPKPPKPGHAHNNSKSRGVLLCGDVVPIQKRNGATGSASLWVKEKKVGLIWVLEEIHEDVAYVDVDEDGNVVKLSGALGPIWGDETIQPGLDVGRLIPRIPRQGFDPRFGEVDYYEITKKKYYTCRNCDRINIPATVEQVRGTTELRVSSFPHIAGIVVVAPQSLKIKSSNSVFCGALFGHEKPDGMSINSLVPNFDRILQILTDEDGIHLVDGIVIPEHSFRKASAFLALREGRPDAATGFLRPEGLPAKHRDGSELKIDIQMRVVKSENQTTIHEEVVEEGSDDDSASGGANDKFVVPHTEMVYALWITYSRHLHASRTNLGVSSPLLSGAATPLHQPSPGQTPAHTPVEMQSDSDNEPPKEEQTAASSLARQLKDAAYNAAAKITGGAIKGTEAPMEQQQPAIAADAKSETKKKKSIDDFVILEEMGQGAYGQVKLARYRDSGKRSILKYVTKRRILVDTWTRDRRLGTVPLEIHVLDYLRRDGFKHPNIVEMEDFFEDEVNYYIEMVPHGLPGMDLFDYIELRANMEEQECRSIFVQVARAIHHLHTKALVVHRDIKDENVILDGEGRIKLIDFGSAAYIKSGPFDVFVGTIDYAAPEVLAGRPYGGKEQDVWALGILLYTIIYKENPFYSIDEIMDRDLRVPYTISDDSIDLIRKMLDRNVEQRLDIEQVLAHPWCRMME encoded by the exons ATGCTCGGTGTATATGGTGGGAATCATGACCATG GCGACGAAACACGACACGATGCCGAGGAGCAGCGTGGCCGGTCAAGGCTCTCGCCGGGCTTGCACATCCCAAAGAACCGAAGCACGGGAAACCTAGGGCATATGGGCGGTGATAACTCTGAAAAGGCTCGAATCCGATTCTCGTTTGATGCTGGGCCCTCTGCCACGGAATATGACACCATCACAAG GAGCTCAATCATGACGGACCACGATCACGGCTTGGGCCTGTCAGGGCTCAGGCGCAtccggcagcagcacaaTCCCGTTCGAGCTCCCACGATGCCTTCCTCTGGAAGTCGGGCACCTTCTCTCAGCGCTCTCACCAGATGCTCGTCCGTTTCGGTGCTGTCCGACATGGGCAACACACCCATCTCTCCTGGCCCAACTTCTCCTGCCTTTACTGAAGACCTGAACCGCTTTCCGTCCGAGTCGTTGCATTCCTTTTCGTTTGCGCATCAGTCTGAAGACCTTTTGCACAGCCGCCAAAATGTCCTCAAAAAGTCCATCGAGTTTATGAAAGATCGGATGGGCTGGTCGGTCTCGACGAGCGCTGCCATGGCCAGCGCGCAAGCTCGGGTCACTGGTGACGTGGAGATGCAGAACATGCTGGACCTCCTCGCGAAAGCCCAACTGGTAGGGGCTGGTAACATTCCAAATGGGGACCTTAGCATCCCCACAGGTCCACTGAGTGGTCCTGCAACCATGTCTGACGAGAATGTGTTTGATAAGGAGTTCATCCCGAGGACTGAAAGCCCAGGTCCGATTGAGAGATCGCCCTTGTTGTCCCCCTTGACCCTGGAACCTGCTGAGCTGAAGGATGCGCCGGCTACTGCACCCCTCCCCAGACCTCAGCTCCTCATGGGAGGAGAGCCCGACTCTGAGAGCTCATCGAGAACCCCCACCAACGAGAGCGGCACGACAGCAAAAACGCACACAACCGGGAAGACGACACCTCCACCTGCTATTCGTCCGAACGCTGCGCTGAAGCGGACCATGACCGACACTGTCCAGATATCGGTGCAGCAAAAGCTTATGGACGCCATGGCCCAGCCATTCCTTGCCACCGAGCCGGTCCAAGCACAGCACATCATCTCGCGAAAATCACCTCAGCAAGCCTTCACTCCCATGATCAACACAGCTACCTCGCTGCCGGGTGCGGCACATGGCTCCACGAGATGGGTACCTGCCGCCCAGGCCATTTTCACCACAGAGTCGAAGCCACCATGGACGATTCTTGCCGCCAACGATCTTGCctgtttgctttttggtgTGACCAAGGCCGAGGTCAGGAAGATGGGTAtcttggaggtggtgcaGGAAGAAAGGCGGAACTGGCTGTCGCGAAAGCTGCAGGCGGGCGTGCACGACGATGCGGGAGATGGCTCTGAGAACGATGCCCCGTCACCGACGAAAGTAACCACGCCGACTAAGAGTCTGCTCGGTGCTCGCGGGGGTGGAATCACGGCAAAACTCTTGAGCAAGCCCAATTCGAGGACGCAGGCCCCCAAGACTGGCCGGCGACCTGCAACGATCCACAACGGCGACCCTAAGCCACCAAAGCCGGGGCATGCTCATAACAACAGCAAGTCTAGGGGCGTGCTGCTGTGCGGAGACGTGGTCCCGATCCAAAAGCGAAACGGCGCAACGGGTTCGGCCAGCTTGtgggtgaaggagaagaaggtgggcCTCATCTGGGTCTTGGAGGAGATCCACGAGGACGTTGCGTATGTGGACGTTGACGAAGACGGCAACGTTGTCAAGCTTTCCGGTGCGCTGGGCCCTATTTGGGGAGACGAGACGATCCAGCCTGGCCTGGACGTTGGGCGGTTGATACCCCGTATTCCGCGCCAAGGCTTTGACCCACGGTTCGGCGAGGTCGACTACTATGAGATTACCAAGAAGAAGTACTACACCTGCCGAAACTGCGACAGAATCAACATTCCGGCCACAGTCGAGCAGGTCCGGGGGACAACTGAACTGCGAGTGTCCAGTTTCCCCCACATTGCCGGTATCGTTGTGGTAGCCCCTCAGAGCTTGAAGATCAAGAGCTCAAACTCTGTCTTTTGTGGCGCCCTTTTCGGTCACGAGAAGCCGGACGGGATGTCTATCAACAGCCTGGTGCCAAACTTTGACAGGATCCTTCAGATTCTGACGGACGAAGATGGCATTCACTTGGTTGATGGCATCGTGATTCCGGAGCACTCCTTCAGGAAAGCATCGGCCTTCCTTGCCCTCAGAGAGGGCCGGCCGGATGCTGCAACGGGATTTTTGCGGCCCGAAGGTCTTCCGGCCAAGCATCGGGATGGTTCGGAACTCAAAATCGACATTCAGATGCGCGTGGTGAAGAGTGAAAACCAAACCACGATCCAcgaggaggtggtcgaggaggggagcGATGACGACTCGGCGTCTGGGGGAGCCAACGACAAATTTGTGGTGCCACACACAGAGATGGTTTATGCTTTGTGGATAACCTACTCTAGGCACCTGCACGCATCCAGAACAAATTTGGGAGTATCGTCGCCGTTGCTCTCTGGCGCTGCCACCCCGCTTCACCAACCGTCACCTGGACAAACACCCGCGCATACACCGGTGGAAATGCAGTCGGATTCCGACAACGAGCCGCCAAAGGAGGAACAGACGGCCGCCTCCTCGCTGGCGAGACAGCTGAAGGACGCTGCTTACAACGCCGCTGCCAAAATCACCGGGGGTGCCATCAAGGGCACCGAGGCACCAAtggagcagcaacaaccggCGATCGCGGCTGATGCCAAGTCAGAaacaaagaagaaaaagtcgATCGACGACTTTGTCATCCTCGAGGAAATGGGACAAGGCGCCTACGGCCAAGTCAAGCTGGCCCGTTATCGCGACAGCGGCAAGCGCAGCATTCTCAAATATGTTACCAAGAGGCGCATTCTGGTCGACACGTGGACGCGAGACAGACGACTGGGTACCGTCCCGCTGGAGATCCACGTGCTGGACTACCTGCGTCGCGACGGCTTCAAGCACCCCAACATTGTCGAGATGGAGGACTTTTTCGAGGACGAAGTGAATTACTACATTGAGATGGTGCCGCACGGCTTGCCGGGGATGGATCTTTTCGACTACATTGAGCTTCGCGCCAACATGGAGGAGCAAGAGTGCCGGAGCATCTTTGTTCAGGTCGCGAGAGCGATTCACCACTTGCACACCAAGGCGCTGGTGGTGCACCGGGATATCAAGGACGAGAATGTCATcttggatggggagggaaggatCAAGCTGATTGATTTTGGGAGCGCGGCGTATATCAAGAGCGGGCCGTTTGATGTTTTTGTGGGCACCATTG ACTACGCAGCCCCAGAAGTTCTGGCTGGCAGGCCCTACGGCGGCAAAGAGCAGGATGTATGGGCGTTGGGCATTCTGCTCTACACCATCATCTACAAGGAGAACCCGTTCTACAGCATTGATGAGATTATGGACCGGGACCTGAGGGTGCCGTATACCATCAGTGACGACAGCATTGATCTCATTCGGAAGATGCTGGATCGGAACGTGGAGCAGAGACTGGATATCGAGCAGGTGTTGGCGCATCCTTGGTGTAGGATGATGGAGTag
- a CDS encoding hypothetical protein (EggNog:ENOG503NUXE; COG:S) yields the protein MDRSEPGLIKWSPNASYSSFIHINLQHRMVQLYEPTGHAQRRRFEYRKVAKHADIPPLTTYDWSPSMPGLVAVGTSTGVVNLLRVDDNSNAYLELGLKMSRTCHAVAFNTMGKLAVALERVRNDNCLYIWDVNRLSGIDSSVRGFPTNISAPSDPTDRLEPSVSVSSVKFFEDDPNLLVAGIKGTGLRLHDLRDHHNAAITFRTGCCNNLAIDYADPHYFASSALDKPGVMVWDRRYIDQHHVNPVYAKAVQSDSLPPGGALRLDHAVEEEADSTLTDNKNSFIRALRFCRDQPGLLAMLARTGQLKVLHTRREHLEPELVVEGSPELLEVARSRELEPLYADLARKNDKVVSFDWITMSSPVLQPRILVLRANGALDVVEKPSFTSEYPYKMVPWQPPHRGFEDLMKFEPSHSQAMLGPLLTETALLDKPVFGSNKVDVAAVVEQTFATLPEEVLAVQVSGDAELPAAFHNATTVAEQLKALRSMVKDTEVGTQAEPPSQRHRHEELLMETMNLARNSPKARNVLDHIMLLRAKEGYLFNYEKNMEIVSDDVWLRDVWAWVSGAQEAASDGGMMSHPLDIGYLGVYTIWSNDLGSRPHMRLSDGEPPPDEAGWERCLNAINKKLGIPKYDGPAPTSRPHHREMCLEMCSYGRSSESECEEAMSDRTLKKDSTWYTMVAANTLFRGDIKGAVQVLKKASNEHPELLFVSLALQLIGKDKVETLDFDARVASKTDPYLRAISSIIATGDWASVADQPSLPLRDRIFIALRTFDDDHLDYWLQAQVNKAISSGDIEGIVLTGITDSLVDILCSYVHKFNDFQTASLLLSICSPRFIDDVRATAFREAYRRYLQRHHAFYLRAKFDVESTKRSKHLGRPTVKPPGRQIALRCVYCDAETSMSTQQNHPPSHEGTTPNFMLLPPCASSASSTHPSPATISIIPAGNTSKASKGRSNNPFTDKMISSGISCPTCRRHLPRCVVCLEVVGLPRSDQAWHWHHNTGTGGIGGGGGGGGGRIGVRSGEDQEMKLAARFPTFCLQCLHVLHLDHARKWFASNRECPVPECKCRCNFRANEELAYR from the exons ATGGATCGGTCCGAGCCAGGGCTGATCAAATGGTCACCCAATGCCTCCTATAGCTCATTCATacacatcaacctccaacaccgcATGGTCCAGTTGTATGAGCCGACAGGACATGCCCAGCGCAGACGATTCGAGTACCGGAAAGTTGCCAAACACGCTGACATCCCACCACTTACCACTTATGACTGGTCACCCTCAATGCCCGGTCTGGTGGCAGTGGGAACATCAACGGGCGTGGTCAACCTCTTGCGAGTAGACGACAACTCTAACGCCTATCTTGAGCTGGGACTCAAAATGTCACGCACATGTCACGCTGTGGCCTTCAACACGATGGGGAAGCTAGCAGTAGCTCTGGAAAGAGTGAGAAATGACAACTGCCTCTACATTTGGGACGTCAACCGACTGTCCGGGATCGACTCCTCCGTGAGGGGTTTCCCCACCAACATCAGTGCCCCTTCAGACCCTACCGACCGGCTCGAACCAAGTGTGTCCGTTTCGAGTGTCAAGTTCTTTGAGGACGACCCCAATCTTCTGGTCGCGGGCATCAAGGGGACTGGATTGAGATTGCACGACCTCAGAGACCATCATAACGCGGCAATTACGTTCCGAACAGGGTGCTGTaacaacctcgccatcgACTATGCCGACCCACATTactttgcctcctccgccttggATAAGCCTGGTGTGATGGTCTGGGACCGACGCTACATTGATCAGCATCATGTCAATCCAGTATATGCCAAAGCTGTGCAGTCCGACAGCCTACCGCCGGGAGGCGCTTTACGTTTGGACCATGccgttgaagaggaggcagaTTCAACACTGACGGACAACAAAAATTCATTTATCCGGGCCCTTCGTTTCTGCCGTGACCAACCTGGTTTGCTGGCAATGTTGGCACGGACAGGCCAACTCAAGGTTCTGCACACAAGGCGCGAGCATCTCGAGCCAGAGTTGGTTGTGGAAGGAAGCCCGGAGTTGCTCGAGGTTGCACGGTCGCGCGAACTCGAGCCTCTCTACGCCGACCTAGCTCGCAAGAATGACAAAGTTGTGTCTTTTGACTGGATCACGATGAGCTCCCCGGTTCTTCAACCGCGCATACTGGTCCTTAGGGCCAACGGAGCATTGGATGTGGTCGAAAAGCCATCTTTTACGTCTGAATACCCATACAAAATGGTCCCATGGCAACCGCCACATCGAGGATTTGAGG ACCTTATGAAGTTTGAACCATCTCATTCACAAGCCATGCTCGGGCCATTGCTAACCGAGACCGCTCTCCTCGACAAGCCTGTCTTTGGCTCCAACAAAGTTGACGTGGCTGCTGTGGTAGAGCAGACGTTTGCTACACTACCCGAAGAAGTCCTCGCTGTTCAAGTCTCTGGGGATGCCGAGCTTCCAGCAGCATTTCATAACGCAACTACTGTTGCAGAACAGCTGAAGGCGCTGAGATCAATGGTCAAGGATACAGAGGTAGGCACTCAAGCCGAGCCGCCTTCACAACGCCACCGCCATGAGGAACTCCTCATGGAGACTATGAACTTGGCCCGCAACTCGCCCAAAGCAAGAAATGTGCTGGATCACATTATGCTTCTGCGAGCCAAGGAGGGGTACTTATTCAACTATGAGAAAAACATGGAGATTGTGTCGGATGATGTCTGGTTGAGGGATGTGTGGGCGTGGGTTTCTGGCGCTCAGGAGGCGGCATCTGATGGGGGGATGATGTCGCACCCTCTTGATATTGGATACCTGGGCGTCTACACAATATGGTCAAACGATCTCGGAAGCCGACCGCACATGAGACTTTCCGACGGCGAGCCACCACCAGACGAGGCCGGGTGGGAACGCTGCCTCAACGCGATCAACAAAAAGCTCGGCATTCCCAAATATGACGGCCCGGCGCCGACGTCGAggcctcaccaccgagagATGTGTTTGGAAATGTGCAGCTACGGTCGATCCTCTGAGTCTGAGTGTGAAGAGGCCATGTCTGACAGGACGCTCAAGAAAGACTCAACCTGGTACACCATGGTCGCCGCCAACACTCTTTTCCGAGGTGACATCAAAGGCGCCGTCCAAGTTCTCAAAAAAGCCAGCAACGAGCACCCCGAACTCTTGTTTGtatccctcgccctccaacTAATAGGCAAAGACAAGGTCGAAACCCTCGACTTTGACGCCCGCGTCGCCTCCAAAACCGACCCCTATCTCCGCGCCATTTCCTCCATCATCGCAACCGGCGACTGGGCTTCAGTCGCCGaccaaccctccctccctctccgcgaCCGCATCTTCATCGCCTTGCGAACctttgacgacgaccacCTGGACTACTGGCTCCAAGCCCAAGTCAACAAAGCAATCTCCTCTGGCGACATTGAAGGGATAGTCCTCACAGGCATCACAGACTCTTTAGTCGACATCCTCTGCAGCTATGTCCACAAGTTCAACGACTTCCAAACCGCCTCACTTTTGCTCTCGATCTGCTCCCCCCGCTTCATCGACGACGTTCGCGCAACCGCATTCAGAGAAGCCTACCGCCGCTACCTCCAACGTCACCACGCGTTTTACCTCCGCGCGAAATTTGACGTCGAGTCCACCAAACGGAGCAAACACCTCGGCCGACCGACAGTGAAACCCCCCGGCCGTCAAATCGCTCTTCGCTGCGTGTATTGTGACGCGGAAACGTCAATGTCGACCCAGCAGAACCACCCTCCTAGTCACGAGGGCACCACCCCCAATTTTATGCTGTTACCCCCTTGTGCGTCAAGCGCTTCATcaacccacccatccccagCCACGATATCCATCATCCCAGCAGGCAACACCTCCAAGGCCTCCAAAGGCCGGAGCAACAATCCGTTTACAGACAAGATGATCTCCAGTGGAATTTCTTGTCCCACCTGCAGACGACATTTACCTCGCTGCGTGGTCTGTTTGGAAGTTGTGGGGCTGCCGAGGAGTGACCAGGCCTGGCATTGGCATCATAACACAGGAACGGGGGGAattggcggtggcggcggtggcggcggtggcaggATAGGAGTAAGAAGCGGAGAGGATCAAGAGATGAAACTAGCGGCGAGATTTCCCACTTTTTGTCTGCAGTGCCTGCACGTCCTGCATTTGGACCACGCGAGGAAGTGGTTTGCTAGTAATAGGGAGTGTCCGGTTCCCGAGTGTAAGTGCAGGTGTAATTTCAGGGCGAATGAGGAGTTGGCGTATCGGTGA
- the efg1_1 gene encoding rRNA-processing protein efg1 (COG:A; BUSCO:EOG09264UKL; EggNog:ENOG503P31U): MGVKRSRSEAQVVGDDSMHPSRKRARDERSHKTKPHKAVDLENNTAIKKRARAIERLLAHDPEKLPAHKKRELERELAAHKRRIADAQYKKIRSKMISKYHMVRFFERKKAIRIAKQLEKKLAQATNDDEIAKLREDLHKAQVDIDYAIYYPFMEPYISLYAKPAEGEEEKAAQYLHTERPPMWALIEKTREEGKKALERLQNRRPVEDAEVEGAQDDGKKNSKKSKAKKKEEEEEDGGGFFE, encoded by the exons ATGGGAGTCAAACGATCTCGATCCGAGGCTCAGGTCGTGGGTGACGACAGCATGCACCCTTCCAGAAAACGAGCGAGAGACGAGCGATCGCATAAGACCAAGCCGCACAAAGCCGTCGACCTTGAGAACAACactgccatcaagaagcgcGCTCGCGCCATCGAGAGACTGCTGGCGCATgaccccgagaagctgcCTGCTCACAAGAAGAGGGAACTGGAGAGAGAATTGGCCGCTCACAAGCGCCGCATTGCCGATGCCCAATACAAAAAGATCAGATCCAAAATGATTTCAAAGTACCACATGGTTCGCTTCTTTG AACGGAAAAAGGCCATCAGGATTGCAAAGCAActcgagaagaagctggcgcAAGCGACGAATGACGACGAGATTGCCAAGCTCAGAGAAGATCTTCACAAGGCGCAGGTCGACATTGACTACGCCATTTACTACCCTTTTATGGAGCCCTACATCAGTTTATATGCGAAGCcggcggagggagaagaggaaaaggcgGCTCAATATTTGCACACAGAGAGACCACCCATGTGGGCTCTGATTGAGAAGACGAGagaggagggcaagaaggcGCTGGAGAGGCTGCAAAATCGGAGACCAGTCGAGGATGCGGAGGTTGAAGGGGCACAAGATGACGGCAAGAAGAACTCCAAGAAgtccaaggccaagaagaaggaggaggaagaggaagatggtggcGGCTTCTTTGAGTAG
- the efg1_2 gene encoding rRNA-processing protein efg1 (COG:A; EggNog:ENOG503P31U), translating to MIIARSISSFSRYYCCQLRQLHIQLGLLSSFAHEVLPRPTLTASNTYRSPNPPKAVRLISIMPPPRKAKRKLGQFVNDTIAQAQASPKKLRQKLTRSPVAPMSTMATATVSSSAANDDGIDYQSLALFVEQQMKDPKPITPLQRRALTDLTSSLKDEEPDTGGHDWISLLQRYIDAHKARTENSIIYKDEAISAAPSTKWNCILIFSRSIGSQPLVFPQPEKLVQNGFAKKKDAKKYAAKCCVEWLMAEGMMPKDGKSVTFPHASNKMMASTSKIYSPLSSQPSSPNPHAAAQGGHSSSATTTPTQSSPSEPPPPPKPTDSTTSLLDPPGGAPLDPPPDDEENDTAPGELPSKRVAALCEKLGFRPPRYVLIARAGQDAVFDGHADMGPDSWIIPDGVGEKGFGRVEGVYGKKFAKDMVAQNILGILEQEERKRAGEVRGVLGG from the exons ATGATCATCGCCCGTTCCATTTCCTCGTTTTCTCGATACTATTGCTGCCAACTTCGCCAGCTTCACATCCAATTGGGACTCTTGTCTTCGTTTGCACACGAGGTCTTACCCCGCCCCACTTTGACAGCCTCGAACACATATAGAAGCCCGAATCCCCCCAAAGCCGTCCgcctcatcagcatcatgcCTCCCCCCAGAAAAGCAAAACGCAAACTGGGGCAGTTTGTCAATGACACGATAGCTCAAGCTCAGGCATCTCCGAAAAAGCTCAGACAGAAACTCACTCGCAGCCCTGTTGCGCCTATGAGCACCATGGCGACAGCAACGGTTTCTTCTTCGGCTGCAAACGACGACGGCATCGATTACCAGTCCTTGGCATTGTTTGTTGAGCAGCAGATGAAAGACCCAAAACCGATCACACCTCTCCAACGTAGGGCGCTGACTGATTTGACTTCTTCTCTCAAGGATGAAGAGCCTGATACTGGTGGTCATGACTGGATCAGCTTATTGCAGA GATACATCGACGCCCACAAGGCCAGAACCGAAAATTCCATCATCTACAAAGACGAAGCCATATCCGCAGCTCCAAGCACAAAATGGAACTGCATACTAATCTTTTCCCGCTCCATCGGCTCTCAACCACTTGTTTTTCCCCAGCCAGAGAAGCTCGTCCAGAATGGCttcgccaagaagaaggacgcgAAGAAGTACGCGGCGAAATGCTGCGTCGAATGGCTGATGGCAGAGGGGATGATGCCAAAGGATGGGAAAAGCGTGACGTTCCCCCATGCCTCGAATAAGATGATGGCTTCGACGAGCAAGATCTACAGCCCCTTGTCATCCCAACCgtcatcccccaacccacatgctgctgctcaaggGGGACATTCTTCCTCAGCAACGACAACACCCACCCAGTCATCCCCCTctgaacctcctcccccgccaaagccaacagACTCGACCACCTCACTACTTGACCCCCCGGGCGGAGCCCCTCTTGACCCTCCACcggatgatgaagagaatgACACTGCACCAGGGGAATTACCTTCTAAGAGAGTGGCTGCGCTGTGTGAGAAATTGGGGTTTCGACCGCCGAGGTATGTTTTGATTGCTAGAGCTGGTCAGGATGCAGTATTCGATGGGCATGCCGACATGGGGCCTGACAGTTGGATCATACctgatggggtgggggagaagggctttgggagggtggagggggtgtatGGTAAGAAGTTTGCGAAGGATATGGTTGCGCAGAATATACTGGGTATTTTGGaacaggaggagaggaagagagctggtgaggtgaggggtGTGCTGGGGGGATGA